In a genomic window of Lycium ferocissimum isolate CSIRO_LF1 chromosome 9, AGI_CSIRO_Lferr_CH_V1, whole genome shotgun sequence:
- the LOC132029500 gene encoding LOW QUALITY PROTEIN: uncharacterized WD repeat-containing protein C17D11.16-like (The sequence of the model RefSeq protein was modified relative to this genomic sequence to represent the inferred CDS: inserted 1 base in 1 codon): MIAAISWIPKGVAKSVPAEAEPPSKEEIEEILKSGLLDKRENSDDEEAEEEMNVDESKENEDDEIAVALAAADALGKATKVGSVGTDDITDGLKELDMDNYDDEEDGIELFGSGLKDLYYPSNDMDPYLKDKDNDSEDDDDMIIRPDDSVIVCASNEDDVSQLEIWILEVSSDGETNMYVHHCNIIPAFPLCTAWLDCPVKGGEKGNFIAVGSMEPAIEIWDMDIMDEVQPSVILGGIADIKKKGKKKSIKYKKDSHSDSVLGLSWNQEYRNILASASADHTVRVWDVTTEACNLTXEDHTDKVQAVAWNPFAPQILLSGSFDHTVCLKDGRKPSHSGFKFPVAADVESLAWDPHSEHSFVVSLENGTVTSFDLRAASSGTTSETKRRFTIHAHDKAASSLSFNPLVPNLLATGSTDKMVKLWDLTNNQPSCIASRNPKAGAVFSVSFSDDCPFLLAVGGSKGKLQLWDIASEDSVLKKYGKYVAQKRPSPPKS; the protein is encoded by the exons atgatagcaGCTATTTCGTGGATTCCCAAAGGGGTTGCAAAGTCGGTACCAGCTGAGGCTGAGCCCCCTTCAAAGGAGGAAATTGAGGAGATTCTGAAGAGTGGTCTTCTTGATAAacg TGAAAATAGTGACGATGAGGAAGCTGAAGAAGAAATGAATGTTGATGAATCCAAGGAAAATGAGGATGATGAAATTGCTGTTGCGTTAGCTGCTGCTGATGCACTTGGAAAGGCAACAAAAGTTGGTTCTGTAGGAACTGATGACATAACAGATGGTTTAAAGGAATTGGACATGGACAACTATGATGACGAGGAGGATG GCATTGAGCTTTTCGGTTCAGGACTTAAAGACTTGTACTACCCAAGTAATGACATGGACCCATATCTCAAGGATAAG GACAATGACTCTGAAGATGATGACGACATGATAATAAGACCTGATGATTCTGTTATAGTTTGCGCAAGCAATGAGGATGATGTCAGTCAGCTTGAG ATATGGATTTTGGAAGTTTCATCAGATGGTGAAACAAACATGTATGTTCACCATTGTAATATTATACCTGCCTTTCCTCTCTGTACAGCATGGCTCGATTGCCCTGTTAAAGGCGGCGAGAAAG GTAACTTCATAGCTGTGGGCTCAATGGAACCAGCAATAGAAATTTGGGATATGGACATC ATGGATGAGGTGCAACCATCTGTAATTTTAGGTGGCATTGCTGATATaaagaaaaagggtaaaaag AAATCTATCAAATACAAGAAGGATAGCCATTCAGATTCAGTACTTGGTCTTTCTTGGAACCAGGAATATAG GAATATACTTGCCAGTGCTAGTGCTGATCATACAGTCAGGGTTTGGGATGTGACTACCGAAGCTTGTAATCTCA TTGAGGACCATACTGACAAG GTTCAAGCAGTTGCATGGAATCCATTTGCACCACAGATTCTTCTGAGCGGGTCATTCGATCATACAGTTTGCTTG AAGGACGGTAGGAAACCTTCTCACAGTGGATTTAAGTTTCCAGTTGCCGCTGATGTTGAAAGCTTGGCTTGGGATCCACATTCTGAGCATTCGTTTGTG GTCAGCTTGGAGAATGGTACAGTTACTAGTTTTGACCTCCGCGCTGCTAGTTCTGGTACGACTTCAGAGACAAAGCGAAGGTTCACCATCCATGCTCATGATAAAGCAGCGTCCTCGTTGTCCTTTAATCCTCTAGTTCCAAAT CTTCTTGCAACTGGTTCCACAGACAAGATG GTTAAATTATGGGATTTGACCAACAATCAACCTTCTTGCATTGCATCTAGGAATCCAAAAGCT GGAGCTGTCTTCTCTGTATCCTTCTCAGATGATTGCCCCTTTTTGCTTGCTGTTGGTGGCTCTAAAGGGAAATTGCAG CTATGGGATATTGCGTCAGAAGATTCCGTGTTGAAGAAATATGGGAAATACGTTGCACAAAAAAGGCCGTCGCCACCCAAATCATAA